The Streptomyces pratensis genomic interval CCCGCAACGGCTCTCCGTAAGATGCACGACGAGGTTCGCAGCAGCGAAGCCGCAGCGAAGGGGAGACGCAATGGACGCAGCGCAGCAAGAGGCCACGGCTAGAGCCCGGGAGCTCCAGCGCAGCTGGTACGGAGAGCCGCTGGGGGCGCTCTTCCGCAGGCTGATCGACGACCTGGGCCTCAACCAGGCACGCCTCGCGGCCGTGCTCGGGCTGTCCGCCCCGATGCTGTCCCAGCTGATGAGCGGGCAGCGGGCCAAGATCGGCAATCCCGCGGTCGTCCAGCGGGTCCAGGCACTTCAGGAGCTCGCCAGCCAGGTGGCGGACGGCAGCGTCAGCGCGGGAGAGGCCACCGACCGGATGGAAGAGATCAAGAAGTCTCAGGGAGGCTCGGTTCTGACCAGCACCGGCCAGACCTCCACCACCGGTGGCGCACCCACCGTGCGGCGTGTGGTCCGCGAGATCCAGTCGCTGCTTCGGTCGGTCGCGGCGGCCGGCGACATCATCGATGCGGCCGACTCCCTCGCCCCGGCCCACCCCGAACTGGCAGAGTTCCTCAGGGTGTACGGAGCGGGGCGCACCGCGGAGGCGGTCGCGCACTACGAAGGCCACCAGAGCTAGGAACGATCACCGGGTCCCCCGGGCGGCGGAGCCGTGGCAGTATCCCGGCAGCCGGGGCACGAACCGAACGGGAACGGGAGCGGGCGCAGCGCAATGGGTGAGGTCTTCGCTGGTCGGTACGAGCTGATCGATCCGATCGGACGTGGAGGGGTCGGCGCCGTCTGGCGCGCGTGGGACCACCGGCGCCGCCGGTACGTGGCGGCCAAGGTCCTTCAGCAGAGCGACGCGCACACGCTGCTGCGCTTCGTCCGTGAGCAGGCGCTGCGGATCGAGCATCCGCACGTCCTCGCCCCGGCCAGCTGGGCCGCCGACGACGACAAGGTCCTGTTCACCATGGATCTGGTCAGCGGCGGTTCGCTGGCCCACGTCATCGGCGACTACGGCCCGCTGCCGCCGCGCTTCGTCTGCCTCCTGCTCGATCAGCTGCTCTCCGGGCTGTCCACGGTGCACGCCGAGGGGGTCGTGCACCGTGACATCAAACCGGCCAACATCTTGATGGAGGCCACCGGCACGGGCCGGCCGCATCTGCGGCTCTCCGACTTCGGCATCTCGATGCGCAAGGGCGAGCCGCGGCTGACGGAGACCAACTACGTGGTGGGAACACCCGGTTATTTCGCACCGGAGCAGATGATGGGAGCGGAGCCCGACTTCCCGGCGGACCTTTTCGCCGTCGGACTCGTGGCGCTCTATCTGCTCCAGGGGAAGAAGCCCGACTCCAAGGCGCTGATCGAGTACTTCGCCGCGCACGGCACCCCCGGCGCACCCCAGGGGGTGCCGGAACCCTTGTGGCAGGTCCTCGCCGGCCTGCTGCAGCCTGATCCGCACGCCCGTTTCCGTACGGCCACAGGTGCGCGCAAGGCGCTGACGGCAGCGGTCGAGATGCTGCCGGATGCCGGTCCGGACGACGATCCGGTGGAGGTGTTCGACCAGATCGGCCCTCTGCCCGCAGGATTCGGCCCGGACGGTCCCGAGCGCCCCGGTCACTCCGGCGCCCCCGGAACACCGGCCGAAGGGCCGCAGAAGCCCGCACAGGCCGTCGGCAGCACCGCGCCCGCGCCTCAGCCGTCTCATGAGCCGTACGCGCCGCAGAACCTCGGTCAACGGCCGTACGCGTCACCGCAGGACGCACCGGCACGACAGCCCTACACGCCACCGCAGAACGCGTCGGGACAACAGCCGTACACCCCGCCGCAGAACGCGTCGGGACAGCCCCCGTACGTACCGCCCCCGTCGATGTCGGAGACGGGCAGCTTCCACCTCGCGCCGCCCCCGCAGAACCCGCCCCTACCGCACCAGGCACAGCCCCGGACGCCGTCCACCCCGCTTCCGGCTCCTATGGCGTCCCCCTACGCCGCCGACGCCGCTTCGGGCCCCGCCGGGGCCGCCACGGCCGCTGTACCGTACGGGACCCCGCCCACCCGTGCCTACACCGCACAGCACCCTTCCACTCCCGGGAACGCCGCGGTACCCGCGCCTCGGCCGTCCTCCGCCAGACGGCCGGGACCGCCCCCGAAGGTGGCGGTCCCGGTGCTGGTAGTGGCACTGATCTGCTTCGCCGTGGGGATCTGGGCACTCACCCAGATCCCCGCCGCCTGAGTCCTCACCAGGCCTGCGGCGGACCGCCGGGCGGCGGCTGCCCGCCCGCACCCGGCGGCACAGCGGCGGGCGGCGTCCGGCGCCTGGCCAGCAGCGTCCATGCCCCGAGCCCCAGCACCAGGACGGAGCCCGTGCCGATGCCCGCCGCGGCCACCGTCTTCATCGTGCCGCTCCGGCCGGCCGCGTCCGCGCCCAGGCCGCTCTTGGCCATGTCCCGGTCCTCGTCGGTGACTCCGAAGATTCCGACGTCCCCCCGGTAGGGCGAGGACTTGCTGTCGTTGACCACCTTCACCTTGAGCGTCAGCCCGATGGCCTCGTCGCCGTAGTGCTCGGCGGCGGCGGGCGAGAGCGTCACCGACAGGTAGTACCAGCCCGCGAAGCGCATGGCGCTGACGTCCGCCGCCGAGGTGTAGCGGTTCTCGTACGCCACCGGCGGCAGCGGGTCCAGGGAGACCGAGTTGGGCGCCCCGGAGTACGCGAGCGTCGCGTTGTCGACATGGCCGAGTGCCGGGTTGTGCAGCGCCAGCGCCAGCGCGTTGCCGAGGTACTCCGTCGACTTGCTGCTGTTGCTCAGAGCGGCCGTGGCGAAGATCTGCTGGCCCCAGTCCACGGGCACCCGGTAGAAGCGGGTCTGCCCGGGTGCGATGCCGTCCACCCATTCGCCGGACTCGAGGCCGGTGGCATCGTGGAAGCTGCTGCCCCCGGACCGCTTCTGTTTGCCGGCGGGCGGCACCGGCGAGGCGGAGGTCCAGTCCTTCGGCGCCTCGGTCGGCATCGAACCCTTGTCCTTCGGTGCCGGCTCGTTCTCGTAGCGCAGCTCCAGGTCCCAGGCGTCGGGGGACGAAGTCGCCTTGCTCTGCCGCTCGATCAGGACGTTGTAGGTACCACCCGCCTCACAGGTGGTGCTGTCCTTGTCCACGGTCCGGTGGGCGTACGCGGCAATGGGACGCGGAAACTCCGCCGCCTCGAAGACGACGTCCTCGGAACTGCACCGGTTGTCGTCGAGGTCCCTGATGCTGATCGTGATGCCGTCCCCGTAGGCGACCTTGCCGCCCGCTTTCGGCACGGCCACGGCTGAGACGTACGCATCGGTCCTGTCGTCGAGCTCCAGGCGGTAATAGAGCTTCTGACCGTGCTTGACGGAGCTCTTGTAGACGGACCCGGGCTTCAGCTCCGCCGCGTCGGCGTTCGTCTCAGCGCCCCGGACCGATACCGCCGCGGGATCGAACGTGTACGCCGCGGGGCCGTCGGCCGCGTGCGCCTGCCCCGGCAGCGCCGCCACCGCGAACACCGCCGCGATCGTCGCCAGCGTCACCCGGCCCCTGTTGCGCTGCCTGTTCACGCGCTTCCCCTCGTCTTCTGCGTGCCTGCCCTGCGCCGGCTGCGTGCGAGCAGGAACCCGGCGGCGAGAGCGATCACGGCGACCGCTCCGGCAGCGGCCGCGATGCCGGTCCATCCTGCCCCGCCCGTACCACTGCTGTCTGCGGCCCCCGGCGTATTGCCGCCATTGCCCGTCCTGGCACCGCCGGGCTTCTCCGTCAGCGCGGGAGCTCCGTGCTGCGGGCCGGCCAGCTCGTCGCCGAGCACCGCCAGCCGGAGCACGACACCGATGCGCGGATTCTCGGCGATCTCCGCCGTGTCCGCCCCGAGCGTCACCGCGACGTAGAAGTCGCCCCCGGCGTGCACCGGCCGGACCGCGGTACGGGTCTCGTAGCGGTTGGTCCACGCGACCGGGACGGATCCCATCCGCAGAGCTGCGGGCTTCCCGCTGTACATCACCGTCGAGCGGAATCCGGATCCGCTGCCGACGGGGAAACGCGCCGGAGTGAACAGTTGTGTTCCGCCGTACGAGACGGTGGCGGAGCCGCTCCCCACCGTGGGCTCGTTGGCGAACTCGACGTCGTAGCGCACCTGCTGGCCCCAGCCGGCCGGAACCTTGTACCAGAGGGTCTGCGACGGCAGGATCCGGTCCCTCCACACGCCGCTGCCGAGCTCCGTGGCGTCGTTGAAGCCTGTGCCGCCGCGCACGTCACGCGGGTCCCCTGTCGGCAGCGCGGCCTGCTCGCCGCCTTTCCCGTATTCCGGACGGGACTGCGCGGGGGTGACCCCGTCGCCCAGTGGAGCCTCCACTCCGAACACCAGCTCCAGGGGCCAACGGGCTCTGTCGGAACCCGTCTTGCTCTGCCGCTCCACCACCAGCCAGTAGCGGCCCGGCCCGTCGCAGCTGCGGTGGCCGTCCTCGGACCGGATCCGGGCAACCGCGGAGGTCAGTGGAGTCGCGCCCTCCTGCTGGAGGAAACGCTGGGTGTCCGTTTCACAGGTGGAGTCGCCGTCGCCGTACGCCAGAGCTGTGCTCAGACCGTCGAGGCTGTCGACGGCCGCGCCGGGCTGCGGCACCGCGGTGGCCGCGAAGTCCGCCGTGGAGACCGCGTCGAGGCCCACGGCGTAGTACCGCTTCTCACCTGCTCCGATGGTGTCCAGATACTGGCCGGGAGCCATGGAGGGAGCCTTGGCCGCCGTGGCCGCTCCCTCGATCCGCCGTCCCTCCAACCGGTAGCCGACGGCGGAGAGTTGCGCCGACCTCTGCAACTGTCTGGCAAGCGCGTCCGCGTCCGGTGCGTCGTAGTAACGCCCGTTCCCCGCCTCCGCGATGCACTCCAGCTGCTCCCGGGCCGCACCCTGGACCTGGAAGCCCACCGTGTCGATCCGGAGCCCCGCGCCCTCCCTGCCGAGCCGCTCGGCGACCTCGCAGGGCTGCGGCGTACCGCAGTTGTCCTCGCCGTCCGAGATCAGAAGGACCGTTCTGGTCCCGATGGATCCGTCCGGGGGAGCGGGGAGGTCGTCCGCGGCCTTCTGGAGGGACAGACCGACCGGGGTGTCCCCCCGGGGCCGCACCCCCGCCACCGCCTTCTTCATCGCCGCCCGGTCGAGCGTGCTCACCGGGCGTACGAGCCGGGTGTCCGTACAGCCCTGGGGCCGGTCGGCCCCGTACACCCGCAGGCCGACCGGATGGCCCTCGGGCAGTGCGTCGACCACCCTCCCCACGGCCGTCCGCGCGCTCTCCATCCGGGTCCGGCCCGTGCCGTCGTCATCCGCCATGGACCCCGAGGAGTCGAGCACCATGACGAGGCTGCCACCGCCCGGGACGTCCCGCGCAGCCCCCGGGACCTGGGCCACGGCGGGCAGGATCCCCGCCACCAGGGCGAACAACGCTCCGCCGGCCAGGATCGCCGCCGCCCTACGGCGGCGTGCCCATGCCCTCGTCCGTGCACTCACCGAATTCCCCCTCGGTCACCCGTACCTCACGAACGCTTTGCTCATGCAAGCTAGCGATTTGCTTGGGTGAACTCAAGGGGTGCGGCTGTCACGGTCCCGCAACAGCGGGATCCGGACAGCAGAAAGCCCCGGCCGCTCGGCGACCGGGGCTTGTAGCAGACTGTTCCGTCTCACACACCTGAACCTGCGGGCACGGAGTCGGTCGCCTCCGTCCACAGATCCTGCTCGGCGCGATCCGCCTGGATCTGGCGGTACACGAGGAGCCCGCCGATGGCGGCCAGTGCGACCAGGAGAAGCTTCTTCACCGCGCGACCTCGTCTTTCCTTGACGTA includes:
- a CDS encoding helix-turn-helix domain-containing protein codes for the protein MDAAQQEATARARELQRSWYGEPLGALFRRLIDDLGLNQARLAAVLGLSAPMLSQLMSGQRAKIGNPAVVQRVQALQELASQVADGSVSAGEATDRMEEIKKSQGGSVLTSTGQTSTTGGAPTVRRVVREIQSLLRSVAAAGDIIDAADSLAPAHPELAEFLRVYGAGRTAEAVAHYEGHQS
- a CDS encoding serine/threonine protein kinase — translated: MGEVFAGRYELIDPIGRGGVGAVWRAWDHRRRRYVAAKVLQQSDAHTLLRFVREQALRIEHPHVLAPASWAADDDKVLFTMDLVSGGSLAHVIGDYGPLPPRFVCLLLDQLLSGLSTVHAEGVVHRDIKPANILMEATGTGRPHLRLSDFGISMRKGEPRLTETNYVVGTPGYFAPEQMMGAEPDFPADLFAVGLVALYLLQGKKPDSKALIEYFAAHGTPGAPQGVPEPLWQVLAGLLQPDPHARFRTATGARKALTAAVEMLPDAGPDDDPVEVFDQIGPLPAGFGPDGPERPGHSGAPGTPAEGPQKPAQAVGSTAPAPQPSHEPYAPQNLGQRPYASPQDAPARQPYTPPQNASGQQPYTPPQNASGQPPYVPPPSMSETGSFHLAPPPQNPPLPHQAQPRTPSTPLPAPMASPYAADAASGPAGAATAAVPYGTPPTRAYTAQHPSTPGNAAVPAPRPSSARRPGPPPKVAVPVLVVALICFAVGIWALTQIPAA
- a CDS encoding vWA domain-containing protein, whose amino-acid sequence is MSARTRAWARRRRAAAILAGGALFALVAGILPAVAQVPGAARDVPGGGSLVMVLDSSGSMADDDGTGRTRMESARTAVGRVVDALPEGHPVGLRVYGADRPQGCTDTRLVRPVSTLDRAAMKKAVAGVRPRGDTPVGLSLQKAADDLPAPPDGSIGTRTVLLISDGEDNCGTPQPCEVAERLGREGAGLRIDTVGFQVQGAAREQLECIAEAGNGRYYDAPDADALARQLQRSAQLSAVGYRLEGRRIEGAATAAKAPSMAPGQYLDTIGAGEKRYYAVGLDAVSTADFAATAVPQPGAAVDSLDGLSTALAYGDGDSTCETDTQRFLQQEGATPLTSAVARIRSEDGHRSCDGPGRYWLVVERQSKTGSDRARWPLELVFGVEAPLGDGVTPAQSRPEYGKGGEQAALPTGDPRDVRGGTGFNDATELGSGVWRDRILPSQTLWYKVPAGWGQQVRYDVEFANEPTVGSGSATVSYGGTQLFTPARFPVGSGSGFRSTVMYSGKPAALRMGSVPVAWTNRYETRTAVRPVHAGGDFYVAVTLGADTAEIAENPRIGVVLRLAVLGDELAGPQHGAPALTEKPGGARTGNGGNTPGAADSSGTGGAGWTGIAAAAGAVAVIALAAGFLLARSRRRAGTQKTRGSA
- a CDS encoding DLW-39 family protein, whose protein sequence is MKKLLLVALAAIGGLLVYRQIQADRAEQDLWTEATDSVPAGSGV